One segment of Radiobacillus kanasensis DNA contains the following:
- a CDS encoding SMI1/KNR4 family protein, with protein MAELIHLTLNGIKERLKSINSIQIQREQGFTLPITFDLNVPASEKDIVELESSLNITLPIDYKRFLEEHDGAHIFKNIYGGGFQFYSVNEIQTLKKPTYLKSNWIVIGYSETMYLIIDNSRVREGNPNYLLLLDGIFPEDIIDLKSNFEIWFDRYIVAQGSYFWNWYNVDASNYYKKEK; from the coding sequence ATGGCGGAATTGATACATTTAACTTTAAATGGTATAAAAGAAAGATTAAAATCAATTAATTCAATCCAGATTCAGAGAGAACAAGGTTTTACATTACCAATTACATTTGATTTAAATGTTCCTGCAAGTGAAAAAGATATTGTTGAATTAGAGTCCTCATTAAATATCACACTGCCTATTGATTATAAACGTTTTCTAGAAGAGCATGATGGGGCACATATATTTAAGAACATATATGGTGGAGGTTTTCAATTTTACAGTGTTAATGAGATTCAAACATTAAAAAAACCAACTTATCTTAAATCGAATTGGATTGTGATTGGTTATTCGGAAACTATGTATTTGATCATTGATAATAGTCGTGTTAGAGAGGGAAATCCGAATTATCTTCTGTTATTAGATGGAATCTTCCCGGAAGATATTATTGACTTGAAATCAAATTTTGAAATTTGGTTTGATCGGTATATAGTAGCTCAAGGTTCCTATTTCTGGAATTGGTATAACGTAGATGCTAGTAACTATTATAAAAAAGAGAAATAG
- a CDS encoding MazG nucleotide pyrophosphohydrolase domain-containing protein codes for MKKLQEFAKNYQAEMNWEIRTDNYERTRSSLLNNYMLLTTEVAEIAEELRKAFNHTNTLINDGMDEDGAFETAKDSFRENIGKELADCIAYITKFANYFEVDLEDSFYQKMEEVRNRKNKDVGVMKR; via the coding sequence ATGAAAAAGCTACAAGAGTTTGCGAAAAACTATCAAGCTGAAATGAACTGGGAGATTCGAACGGATAACTACGAGCGGACTAGATCCTCTCTTCTGAATAATTATATGCTCCTTACTACCGAAGTGGCGGAGATCGCGGAAGAATTAAGAAAGGCATTCAACCATACGAATACACTTATTAATGATGGCATGGATGAGGATGGAGCATTTGAAACGGCTAAAGATAGTTTTAGAGAAAATATTGGAAAAGAATTGGCTGATTGTATAGCTTATATAACAAAATTTGCGAACTACTTTGAGGTAGATTTAGAGGATAGCTTTTATCAGAAGATGGAGGAAGTGAGGAACAGGAAGAATAAGGATGTAGGGGTTATGAAAAGATAA
- a CDS encoding DNA adenine methylase: protein MPKTSTRGVPQLLKWIGNKQRFAEEIVQYMPEKIDTYFEPFLGSGAVLAALSNSKYNSLAPDTLYKKAIASDVLEPLINIFEYVKKDPDILVQYYFDHISDYENNKKDNYLKIRERFNTTRNPLDFALLSRTCYSGIIRFRKSDGYMSTPVGPHKPISPLEFEKRVKLWNQLVQDTVFIHSDFKQIMSMAGEGDLVYCDPPYTHSQSIIYGAQTFDINKLFSEIASCKRRGAKVMLSINGKRRSGNEDIGVQVPEGLFEREVYVNCGISMINRLQRTGQIMINEDVHDKLLLTW from the coding sequence ATGCCAAAAACTAGCACTAGAGGAGTACCTCAGCTACTAAAATGGATCGGTAATAAACAAAGATTTGCTGAGGAAATTGTTCAGTATATGCCAGAGAAAATTGATACTTATTTCGAACCTTTTTTAGGGAGTGGAGCAGTTCTGGCTGCCCTATCGAATTCCAAATATAATAGTTTAGCACCTGATACACTATATAAAAAAGCGATTGCGTCAGATGTATTGGAACCACTAATTAATATCTTTGAATATGTGAAAAAAGACCCGGATATTTTAGTTCAGTATTATTTTGACCACATTTCAGATTATGAAAACAATAAAAAGGATAATTACCTTAAAATTAGAGAACGCTTTAATACTACTAGAAACCCGTTAGATTTTGCTTTACTTTCGCGTACTTGCTATTCAGGAATTATCCGTTTTCGTAAATCGGATGGGTATATGAGCACACCAGTTGGTCCTCATAAACCCATATCACCCTTAGAATTTGAAAAAAGAGTTAAGTTATGGAATCAATTAGTTCAAGATACAGTATTTATCCACTCAGACTTTAAACAAATTATGTCAATGGCAGGTGAGGGGGATTTGGTATATTGTGATCCTCCGTACACCCATAGTCAATCAATTATTTATGGTGCACAGACTTTTGATATAAATAAATTATTTTCAGAAATTGCAAGTTGTAAAAGACGTGGGGCAAAAGTGATGCTTTCAATAAATGGAAAAAGAAGATCTGGTAACGAGGATATTGGCGTTCAAGTACCCGAAGGGTTGTTTGAGAGAGAAGTTTATGTGAATTGTGGAATTTCTATGATTAATAGGCTACAAAGAACTGGACAAATCATGATAAATGAAGATGTTCATGACAAACTGTTATTAACATGGTAG
- a CDS encoding response regulator transcription factor, with protein MEKIMIVEDDMKIAEFLCSYIEKYRYEVIIATDFEDIMGTFRNIQPDLLLLDINLPSYDGYYWCRQIRKESICPVIFISARTGEMDQVMALENGGDDFITKPFHPDIVMAKIRSQLRRAYGEYAAKHEERTLTLGELSLYPERLELRFGNEVTQLSKKESDIMESLIDRYPRIAGRQDLLAKLWDDQSYVDENTLNVNIARIRKKFQEVGIEDAVETVRGAGYRLRVTWNEEEA; from the coding sequence ATGGAAAAAATTATGATTGTTGAAGATGATATGAAAATTGCGGAATTCTTATGTTCTTATATAGAAAAATACAGATATGAAGTCATAATTGCCACAGACTTTGAAGATATAATGGGCACATTTCGTAATATTCAACCTGATCTTCTGTTACTAGATATTAATCTTCCTAGTTATGACGGGTATTATTGGTGTAGGCAAATTCGAAAAGAGTCCATTTGCCCAGTGATTTTCATTTCGGCTCGAACAGGGGAGATGGATCAAGTGATGGCATTAGAAAATGGTGGGGATGATTTTATTACGAAGCCCTTTCATCCCGATATTGTCATGGCAAAAATCCGAAGTCAGCTGCGCCGTGCTTATGGGGAATATGCAGCTAAGCATGAAGAAAGAACGCTTACCCTTGGGGAACTGAGCCTATATCCTGAACGATTAGAACTTCGATTTGGAAATGAAGTGACGCAACTATCCAAAAAGGAATCAGACATCATGGAAAGTCTAATCGATCGTTACCCTCGTATTGCTGGTCGGCAGGATCTGTTGGCGAAACTATGGGATGATCAATCCTATGTGGATGAAAATACGTTGAACGTTAATATTGCTCGTATTCGGAAGAAGTTTCAAGAGGTAGGGATTGAAGATGCGGTGGAAACGGTTAGAGGAGCAGGATACCGTCTGCGCGTTACATGGAATGAGGAGGAAGCATGA
- a CDS encoding sensor histidine kinase produces MDKLLQSFRSKMIFLFGLSMLMAGSITYIIYKGLQLYYHTMVDYGDTLVQLRLFIGRVGDINFFLLLFIPLSVLFFFLLTKSYSTYFNEISNGIHYLARGEFTHRVQVRSNDELSVIARDINLASEHLKQAIERGDFSESSKDQLVVNLAHDLRTPLTSVLGYLDLILKDENLTEEQIRHFLMVAFTKSQRLERLIDELFEITRMNYGMLPIKQEPINLSDLLYQLKEELYPIFEKNHLVARMNLPPQLPISGDGELLARVFENLLTNASRYGNDGQFIDMNGFTENGEVVVQIINYGASIPEEEQPYLFDMFYTSDKARTNPGGGTGIGLFIAKNIVEQHHGTITAESSIVRTIFEVRLPQESSTEEQVQNP; encoded by the coding sequence ATGGATAAACTTTTACAAAGCTTTCGCTCAAAAATGATATTCTTATTCGGTTTAAGTATGCTTATGGCTGGTAGCATCACGTATATCATCTATAAGGGACTTCAGCTTTATTATCACACAATGGTCGATTATGGGGACACGTTAGTTCAGCTGCGATTGTTCATAGGCAGAGTGGGAGACATTAACTTCTTTTTATTACTATTTATCCCGCTTTCGGTATTATTTTTCTTTTTACTTACAAAGTCTTATTCTACTTACTTCAATGAGATTTCGAACGGCATTCATTATCTTGCTCGTGGTGAGTTTACACATCGTGTTCAGGTTCGATCAAATGATGAATTGAGTGTGATTGCACGAGATATTAATCTAGCGAGTGAGCATTTAAAACAGGCCATCGAAAGAGGAGATTTTTCGGAAAGTAGTAAAGATCAGTTAGTCGTAAACCTCGCCCATGATTTGCGTACACCACTCACCTCTGTTTTAGGTTATTTGGATTTAATTCTTAAGGATGAGAATTTAACAGAGGAACAGATCCGACATTTTTTAATGGTTGCCTTTACGAAATCCCAGCGTTTAGAACGACTTATTGATGAATTATTTGAAATAACTAGAATGAACTATGGCATGCTTCCAATTAAACAGGAGCCTATTAATCTGAGCGACCTCCTCTATCAGTTAAAGGAGGAACTGTACCCTATCTTCGAAAAAAATCATTTGGTTGCTAGAATGAATCTTCCTCCCCAATTACCAATATCGGGCGATGGAGAGCTGTTAGCACGTGTGTTTGAAAATTTACTGACGAATGCGAGTCGCTATGGAAACGATGGTCAGTTTATTGATATGAATGGCTTTACTGAAAATGGAGAGGTTGTTGTTCAGATTATCAATTATGGTGCGTCTATCCCTGAGGAGGAGCAACCCTACCTCTTTGATATGTTTTATACCAGTGACAAAGCGAGAACAAATCCAGGAGGGGGTACTGGGATTGGCTTGTTTATTGCCAAGAATATTGTCGAGCAGCACCATGGAACCATCACTGCCGAAAGTAGTATCGTTCGTACCATTTTTGAAGTTCGTTTACCACAAGAAAGTAGCACGGAAGAGCAAGTGCAAAACCCATAA
- a CDS encoding sensor histidine kinase, which translates to MKLFLREHLFLIVIQLIQSVMIPILFWLDGYRGKGVMIYAIFLSLVLLSAYLIYQYVTRKNFYHRLQSPLETLDVSLETTGGTPISTTLDQLLIAQYRLYQEELQKAEDRQDEHLLFMDRWVHQMKTPLSVIELTAQALDEPESSSIREETDRMRNGLNTVLYMARLRTITEDFQVKPVNLSKLLHEVNQENKLFYIRNEVYPQLKEEKPEIVVESDEKWLFFLLTQLIHNAVKYSTGRTKHLVLSIYERSGESVLEVKDFGIGIPVVDQKRVFNKFYTGENGRKYRESTGMGLYLVKEVAERLEHRIELESKVGKGTVVRIIFSETQNLTSM; encoded by the coding sequence ATGAAACTATTTCTTCGTGAGCATTTGTTCCTCATTGTGATTCAACTCATCCAATCTGTAATGATTCCTATACTCTTTTGGCTAGATGGCTATCGTGGTAAAGGAGTCATGATATACGCTATCTTTCTCTCCCTCGTATTACTATCGGCATATCTCATCTATCAATACGTGACTAGAAAAAACTTTTACCATAGATTACAGAGTCCATTGGAAACACTGGATGTATCCCTCGAGACGACCGGCGGAACGCCAATTTCAACAACGCTCGATCAATTGCTTATTGCCCAGTATCGTTTATATCAAGAAGAACTGCAAAAAGCGGAAGATAGGCAGGACGAGCATTTGTTATTTATGGATCGTTGGGTTCATCAAATGAAGACACCACTTTCTGTTATTGAACTGACGGCACAAGCACTGGACGAGCCGGAATCGTCTAGCATCCGTGAGGAAACAGACCGAATGCGGAATGGGCTGAATACCGTCCTTTATATGGCAAGACTCCGTACCATTACAGAGGATTTTCAAGTTAAGCCCGTTAATCTTTCCAAGCTTTTACATGAAGTAAATCAGGAAAATAAGCTATTTTACATCCGGAATGAAGTGTATCCACAACTAAAGGAAGAAAAGCCAGAAATAGTAGTAGAGAGTGATGAAAAGTGGCTATTTTTCCTGTTAACGCAACTCATACATAATGCAGTTAAATATTCGACTGGAAGGACAAAGCATCTTGTCCTATCTATTTATGAAAGGTCAGGGGAATCGGTACTCGAAGTGAAGGACTTTGGAATTGGGATCCCGGTTGTGGACCAGAAGCGTGTTTTCAACAAATTTTATACCGGAGAAAATGGCCGAAAGTATCGAGAATCAACAGGTATGGGGCTTTATTTAGTAAAAGAAGTTGCGGAAAGGCTAGAGCACCGAATTGAATTGGAATCAAAGGTTGGCAAGGGAACAGTCGTCCGGATTATTTTTTCCGAAACACAAAACCTTACATCGATGTAA
- a CDS encoding ABC transporter ATP-binding protein, whose protein sequence is MLTLTNVSKVYEGKVVYRALTDINLEIETGEFVAIMGPSGSGKTTLLNIISTNDAPTTGQVEIEGNAPHKLKKDALAKFRRTELGFIFQDFNLLHTLTVEENIVLPLTLDGARIKEMKEKAHKIAESLGITSIMSKRTYEISGGQAQRVAIARAMIHQPKLLLADEPTGNLDSKASKDVMAMLGAINKQGNTSLLMVTHDPQAASYSDRVVFIRDGKLHSEIHRGESRQAFFQKIIDMLSLMGGDGNDFSSVRV, encoded by the coding sequence ATGCTCACACTTACAAATGTAAGTAAGGTTTACGAAGGGAAAGTGGTTTATCGTGCCCTTACTGATATTAATTTAGAAATAGAAACAGGTGAATTTGTTGCCATTATGGGTCCGTCTGGTAGTGGGAAAACAACATTACTAAATATTATTTCCACGAACGATGCACCTACTACTGGACAAGTTGAAATCGAAGGAAATGCTCCACATAAGCTGAAGAAAGATGCGTTAGCTAAATTCCGTAGAACTGAACTTGGATTTATTTTCCAGGATTTTAATCTATTGCATACACTAACTGTCGAAGAAAATATCGTATTGCCACTCACACTAGATGGTGCGCGTATAAAAGAGATGAAAGAAAAGGCGCATAAAATCGCGGAGAGTCTTGGTATCACTTCAATTATGAGCAAACGTACCTACGAAATATCAGGAGGTCAGGCACAACGGGTAGCCATTGCCAGGGCGATGATTCATCAACCAAAGCTTCTGTTAGCCGATGAACCAACCGGTAACCTAGATTCGAAAGCATCAAAGGATGTCATGGCCATGCTTGGAGCCATAAATAAACAGGGAAATACGAGCTTGTTAATGGTAACACATGATCCACAAGCAGCAAGCTATTCCGACCGAGTTGTCTTTATCCGAGATGGGAAGCTGCATTCCGAAATCCATCGTGGGGAAAGTAGACAAGCATTTTTTCAGAAAATAATTGATATGCTTTCCTTGATGGGAGGCGATGGCAATGACTTTTCGTCAGTTCGCGTTTAA
- a CDS encoding ATP-binding protein, with product MNNEKLDNDFLPPGIEQLRTQIKGIDQSYNNNWDILAELCQNSVDAIRKSNVNVGKIHIEINSQQRSIMVQDNGIGINPKDLPVLLKPFSTNKGNDETTIGEKGVGLTFAMFSCNDFHIKTGNQNGSIYGSVQNAFSWKNSVDNSNLPLNYSAIEEELQGTEITLKDVDKNCPIFKLRYEQVKFVLRTKTAIGSTKAIFSSDKDIEVTLSFIDQDGLVYPIEKIPFKYWLITEGLESLSLDVNTYYEFRKDKSDSEKRKKLLGKIIYKKGEFVHNDQRIIKYIVCFAPTRKTWKKVSNTLNLCTEDQLNNEEWLESFDYTLFNSGIYTSVKGMPTGISVDNPNTGASGYWYNLFILFEDSKLSFDIGRKSIYGSQARIYKEYSKMLFNEFYREIIKYIPEVDPEPGSQWNRDQAFAELDSLPNLDINGINFKKSPKDQEAGVVGLFFESIGKGIIKDIYPLCLGYKKKYDLFAHIQDNIRTIIEFKSKVRYILNDFKSYKKMFDEIDCIVCWDVSEDDIEAIQKEGLRIEEVEENNILVDLEYKYPNSTHELVFSGYHKPIYIIDLKKVLKG from the coding sequence ATGAATAATGAAAAGTTAGACAACGACTTTCTACCTCCTGGGATCGAACAATTACGTACTCAAATTAAAGGAATTGACCAAAGTTATAATAATAATTGGGATATACTTGCTGAGCTATGTCAAAATTCAGTTGATGCAATCAGAAAATCCAATGTCAACGTCGGTAAAATACATATAGAGATTAATTCTCAGCAAAGATCCATTATGGTACAAGATAATGGAATAGGCATAAATCCGAAAGACCTCCCTGTATTACTAAAACCATTTTCCACCAATAAAGGAAATGATGAAACAACTATAGGTGAAAAAGGTGTGGGCTTAACTTTTGCTATGTTTTCTTGTAATGATTTTCATATAAAGACAGGAAATCAAAATGGTTCTATTTATGGATCTGTACAAAATGCTTTTAGTTGGAAGAATAGTGTTGATAACTCAAACCTTCCACTTAATTATAGTGCGATTGAAGAAGAATTACAGGGTACTGAGATAACATTAAAGGATGTTGACAAAAATTGTCCAATTTTTAAACTTAGGTATGAGCAAGTTAAATTTGTACTGAGGACTAAAACGGCTATAGGTAGTACAAAAGCGATATTTAGTAGCGATAAGGACATAGAGGTAACGTTATCCTTTATAGATCAAGACGGCCTTGTTTATCCCATAGAGAAAATCCCTTTTAAATATTGGCTTATTACAGAAGGGTTAGAGTCCTTATCTTTGGACGTTAACACTTATTATGAATTCCGAAAGGACAAATCTGATAGTGAAAAAAGAAAGAAATTATTGGGTAAAATAATTTATAAAAAAGGTGAATTTGTTCATAATGACCAACGAATCATTAAGTATATCGTCTGCTTCGCACCTACTCGTAAAACATGGAAAAAGGTGTCTAATACCTTAAATTTATGTACAGAAGATCAGTTAAACAATGAGGAATGGTTAGAGTCATTTGACTATACACTTTTCAATAGTGGAATCTACACGTCCGTTAAAGGAATGCCAACTGGTATTTCTGTAGATAATCCCAACACTGGAGCATCAGGCTATTGGTACAATTTGTTTATTTTATTTGAAGATTCTAAACTTAGCTTTGATATAGGCAGAAAGTCAATTTATGGTTCTCAGGCAAGAATATATAAAGAATACTCAAAAATGTTATTTAATGAATTTTATCGTGAAATTATAAAGTATATCCCAGAAGTGGATCCTGAACCTGGCAGCCAATGGAATAGAGATCAAGCATTTGCTGAATTAGATTCTCTTCCGAATTTGGATATAAATGGTATTAACTTCAAGAAGAGCCCTAAAGATCAAGAAGCTGGTGTTGTTGGTTTATTTTTTGAATCAATTGGTAAGGGTATAATTAAAGATATCTATCCCTTATGCTTAGGTTATAAGAAAAAATATGATTTATTCGCACATATCCAGGATAATATTAGAACTATTATTGAATTTAAATCGAAAGTAAGATATATCCTAAACGATTTTAAGAGCTACAAAAAAATGTTCGATGAGATCGATTGTATTGTATGTTGGGATGTTAGTGAAGACGACATAGAAGCAATACAAAAAGAAGGCTTAAGGATTGAAGAGGTAGAAGAGAACAATATTCTTGTTGATTTAGAGTACAAATATCCCAATTCTACTCATGAGCTAGTTTTCTCAGGTTATCACAAACCTATCTATATTATTGACTTAAAAAAAGTATTAAAAGGGTAA
- the vanY gene encoding VanY-A/VanY-F/VanY-M family D-Ala-D-Ala carboxypeptidase, translating into MKKWGFLILLVLCFGIAYKNVPLSQDNVEIKTYDKKENVETSENTQKIEIKKEQIYEGNLLLVNSDYPVQPQSIKTDVVNLFTHNELINGFVVLNNDIYLSKKIAKEFADMVAAAEKDGVNHFAITSGFRDLSDQQALFQDMGPGIALPPGHSEHNLGLSLDVGSTQMKMAEAPEGEWIENHAWKYGFILRYPENKKDITGIQYEPWHIRYVGLPHSAIMKEKNFVLEEYLDYLKEEKAISANVNGKRYDISYYPVTESTNIHIPVNSHYKISGNNMDGVIVTVWTDQEAKT; encoded by the coding sequence ATGAAGAAGTGGGGATTTTTAATCTTACTAGTACTATGCTTTGGTATTGCCTATAAGAACGTACCATTGTCTCAGGACAACGTTGAAATCAAAACATATGACAAAAAAGAGAATGTAGAGACTTCCGAGAATACTCAAAAAATAGAAATTAAAAAAGAACAAATCTATGAAGGAAATCTACTCTTGGTGAACAGTGATTATCCTGTCCAACCTCAAAGTATAAAAACAGATGTCGTCAACTTATTTACACACAATGAATTGATAAATGGTTTTGTAGTATTGAATAACGATATTTATCTGTCTAAAAAAATAGCAAAAGAGTTTGCAGACATGGTTGCTGCTGCAGAAAAAGATGGCGTTAATCATTTTGCCATAACTAGTGGCTTTCGAGATCTTAGTGACCAACAAGCTCTTTTTCAAGATATGGGTCCAGGTATTGCTTTACCACCAGGACATAGTGAACACAATTTAGGCTTATCACTAGATGTAGGATCCACTCAGATGAAGATGGCGGAGGCACCTGAAGGGGAGTGGATTGAAAACCATGCTTGGAAATACGGATTCATATTGCGCTACCCTGAGAACAAAAAGGACATTACCGGAATTCAATATGAACCGTGGCATATCCGCTATGTGGGCTTGCCTCACAGTGCCATTATGAAAGAGAAAAATTTCGTTCTTGAAGAATATTTGGATTACCTAAAAGAAGAAAAAGCGATTTCTGCGAATGTGAATGGGAAACGTTATGATATTTCTTATTATCCTGTAACTGAAAGTACTAACATACACATCCCAGTTAATTCTCATTATAAGATATCAGGGAACAATATGGATGGTGTCATTGTGACAGTGTGGACTGATCAAGAGGCTAAAACTTAA
- the vanR gene encoding vancomycin resistance response regulator transcription factor, VanR-F/VanR-M family — protein MKRISILVADDEEEIADLVAIHLEKEGYHIIKVSDGQEVMDIIQTQPIDLLILDIMMPKMDGYEVTRHIREQHNMPIIFLSAKTSDFDKVQGLVIGADDYMTKPFSPIELVARVNAQLRRFMKLNQPESNPQTVLDYGELIISADERTVTLYGRSIELTPKEFDILYLLASHPKKVFSVEHIFQQVWGDAYFEGKNTVMVHIRTLRKKLEEDKRKNKFIKTVWGVGYTFYG, from the coding sequence TTGAAACGTATATCGATTTTAGTAGCGGATGACGAAGAAGAAATTGCCGACTTGGTTGCGATCCATTTAGAAAAAGAAGGCTACCATATTATAAAAGTATCTGATGGCCAAGAAGTCATGGATATCATCCAGACTCAACCGATAGATTTGCTGATTTTGGACATTATGATGCCAAAAATGGATGGATATGAAGTTACTCGTCATATTCGAGAACAGCATAATATGCCTATCATCTTTTTGAGTGCTAAGACCTCTGATTTTGATAAGGTACAAGGATTAGTGATTGGTGCGGACGACTATATGACAAAACCGTTTAGCCCTATCGAATTGGTTGCTCGGGTAAATGCACAGCTACGGCGCTTTATGAAGCTGAATCAACCGGAATCCAATCCTCAAACAGTCTTAGACTATGGAGAGCTAATTATTTCAGCTGATGAGCGCACCGTTACTCTTTACGGGAGGAGCATCGAGCTAACACCGAAGGAGTTTGACATATTATATTTACTAGCGAGTCATCCTAAGAAGGTATTTAGCGTCGAACATATTTTTCAGCAGGTGTGGGGAGATGCCTATTTTGAAGGGAAGAATACCGTTATGGTACATATTCGCACATTACGAAAAAAACTGGAAGAAGATAAACGGAAGAACAAATTTATAAAAACCGTATGGGGAGTTGGGTACACATTCTATGGATAA
- a CDS encoding ABC transporter permease: MTFRQFAFNNVWRNKRLYIAYLLSSMFTVMVFFTFAIFAFHPAFSEGSINKNVLLGLGVAGGIIYVFSFFFVLYSMSSFLQSRKKEFGLLIMLGASNKQIRLMVFLENILIGLFATVGGILIGLVFAKAILLIAENVLIISETLDFYFPTLAIVVTFISFLFLFFCISLFVSFVLRTNKLVNLMKGDKQSKGEPKASIILSVLAALLLITGYGTATLVEGVYVVYAMIPVILVVTLGTYLLFTQLSVYVIRLLKNNTSIFWRKTNMLLFSDLSFRLKDNARTFFMVAIISTVAFSAIGSLYGFQSIINGTKDPYPITYSPFLNDSKAVIEEDTNTINAILQEENIDAKMESLELHYYEIAERNVLFLSASDYNRFAALIGDKKLHPEEDEAIVVEQSASEGDIVEEGPKASEGLMEASIQLEDGQELQPTRVVESAVLSTTSYGYYVVNDKVFEQLGSPESKGHSVAWKPEEGQTDQIIEAGRKINNLDGNLQYKTFIVEYTLYEINKAYGPILFIGLFIGIVFFVSAGSFLYFRLFTDLDEEKRKYQAIAKIGLTQSELQKVVNRQIAILFFSPIVVALVHGAVALTALSRLFNYNLTVESSLVLGSFALIQILYFLIVRFFYVRQVKRMVF; this comes from the coding sequence ATGACTTTTCGTCAGTTCGCGTTTAATAATGTATGGCGCAATAAACGATTGTATATTGCCTACCTCCTTAGTAGTATGTTCACGGTAATGGTATTCTTCACTTTTGCCATTTTTGCATTCCATCCAGCGTTTTCAGAAGGCTCGATCAATAAAAACGTACTACTGGGACTGGGTGTTGCTGGAGGAATCATTTATGTGTTTTCTTTCTTTTTTGTCCTATACTCGATGAGTTCTTTTTTACAGTCGAGAAAGAAAGAGTTTGGCTTGTTAATTATGCTTGGTGCCTCCAATAAACAGATTCGTCTGATGGTATTTTTGGAAAATATCTTAATCGGCCTTTTTGCAACAGTCGGTGGAATTCTAATAGGCTTGGTATTTGCAAAAGCGATTCTTTTGATTGCTGAAAACGTATTAATTATTAGTGAAACATTGGATTTTTATTTTCCTACACTAGCAATCGTTGTGACGTTTATTAGCTTTCTCTTTCTATTTTTCTGTATATCCTTATTTGTTTCGTTTGTTCTCCGTACGAACAAGTTGGTTAATTTAATGAAAGGAGATAAACAGTCTAAAGGAGAGCCAAAAGCATCTATTATTCTATCGGTACTTGCAGCGCTTTTACTTATCACGGGATATGGTACTGCTACTTTGGTTGAGGGTGTTTATGTTGTCTATGCGATGATTCCGGTTATTTTAGTAGTGACACTTGGAACCTATCTCTTATTCACTCAATTAAGTGTGTATGTCATCCGCCTTTTGAAAAATAATACATCGATTTTTTGGCGGAAAACAAATATGCTCTTGTTCTCTGACCTATCCTTTCGATTGAAGGATAACGCAAGGACATTTTTTATGGTGGCAATTATTTCGACAGTTGCTTTTAGTGCCATTGGTTCTTTATATGGATTTCAATCCATAATCAATGGAACAAAGGATCCCTATCCGATTACGTATAGCCCGTTTCTTAATGACAGTAAAGCGGTAATCGAGGAAGATACGAACACAATTAATGCTATCTTGCAGGAGGAAAACATCGATGCAAAGATGGAATCGCTGGAGCTACACTATTATGAGATAGCTGAAAGAAATGTCTTATTCTTAAGCGCTTCTGACTACAATCGCTTTGCAGCACTTATTGGTGACAAGAAACTACATCCGGAGGAAGATGAGGCCATTGTAGTGGAACAAAGTGCTAGTGAGGGTGATATCGTGGAGGAGGGCCCAAAAGCTAGTGAAGGGTTAATGGAAGCGAGTATCCAACTAGAAGACGGGCAAGAACTTCAACCTACAAGAGTAGTAGAATCAGCTGTATTATCAACAACTAGTTATGGGTATTATGTGGTGAATGACAAGGTTTTCGAGCAACTTGGATCACCTGAAAGCAAGGGTCATAGTGTCGCATGGAAACCGGAAGAAGGGCAAACGGATCAAATAATTGAGGCGGGCAGAAAGATAAACAACTTGGATGGCAATTTACAGTATAAAACGTTCATCGTTGAATATACACTTTATGAAATTAACAAAGCATACGGACCTATTCTTTTTATTGGCTTGTTTATCGGAATTGTGTTCTTTGTTTCCGCTGGTAGCTTTCTCTATTTTCGTTTATTTACAGATTTGGATGAAGAAAAGCGCAAGTACCAAGCTATTGCCAAAATTGGATTGACACAATCAGAGTTGCAGAAAGTAGTGAACAGACAAATTGCCATTCTATTTTTCTCACCAATTGTTGTAGCATTAGTTCATGGTGCTGTTGCACTTACCGCTTTGTCCCGTTTGTTTAATTACAATTTAACAGTAGAATCTTCCCTCGTATTAGGAAGCTTTGCTTTGATTCAAATCCTTTATTTCTTGATTGTGCGATTTTTCTATGTGAGACAGGTGAAGAGGATGGTATTTTAA